A genomic stretch from Shewanella woodyi ATCC 51908 includes:
- a CDS encoding EAL domain-containing protein → MKIITTLLLALCIFGQSVAVESNSITKEKVIKPIHTPKLLKIKSYGVSEGLSQSAVTSLVEDADGFAWIGTLNGLNRFDGDEFKQYFSFKEKNSLPSSFIRSLYFSEKYGLFIGTDKGLTVYNKTDDDFTLINNLLSQQIWNITEHNDQIIVGTENEIIYLNNKLEYVKSIDGDFGGIKKIIFSNNLIYVRNYMGDIIAIDNIEKKVISDNTNDIVDAHGKVIIIKPDGVFEVLGKKVRKINSNHYSNLTALPNKYISIKEQNIYSISTDFSQTSIDRLDIKNIEVTNPHVIRGKKTNYITTHNIGLLVNYDYNNTISTIDIEDKNIWSIAKDLKSNLFIATGSKYINLYSKSNKIVAKYNTEAEGPKQVTTLKDSLFITTTEGLLSIDKYSKNREVLSPGPFFAIHKSQFDEAVYAGTTDGKVIEVSENKQIIMEHSVDIGNPVFDIKKSSTSLWVATQGGLFKIQDGKIENIFNKGIVISISLSTNNEDIYFGTETSLLKFTSKNKKIETIYSNNRPIYSIVTDTDYIYSTSIKELVVTQIVDNKTISLSDTYGSQDEYNAQSILDFNNTIYIGGISGISAMSKVVIDKIFSSSKAPKANINELLVFNIPVNIGSSILKENISSTKKIILKYSDYPFTLKFNSPGNGSEKIDYIYQMQGLSESWIHSEGINSATYTNLSSGEYTFNIYAFDPLTHNQGEIKSLNILITPPWWLSKQAKLVYFIITLIISAVIVQGILRRREVQKKIAKSEERLKLSLWGSGDEMWDWDIETGQIYRSNIWGSLEFPKDGQRSGDADEESNIHPMDQDRVTKALNSHFDGNSDHFEAAYRVKGKSDEWVWILDRAKIVERDEKDNPLRMTGTIKNINNFKNAEEQLRLFERAIANISEGMFILDNNFIFVEVNEACCELSLIPKEQFIGSLFKFNLYPDSYSEQIRSILHQQGSWSNDVESAKGDGTSFLMELTVDAIYDELGQLSHYVGVFSDISRRKLQEEELRKLTNNDLLTNLPNRSSLMVTLGNLVKRDTHHTLMVLDLDNFKKINDSMGHQIGDELLIKVAKRIEAAVPYHTSIYRLGGDEFAILVDNNPDIGSSAVIANNVIDAFASPFELTSEKVVVGLSIGIVLYPEDDQNEQALLRKADIAMYHAKSGGGNRYQFYSESINRNAIRQLEVENLIREGLRDDLFEVYYQPKIALKTGRMAGMEALVRLNHPEHGLIPPSEFIPLAEENGLIVDIGDLVMRKACFATQKWRSLGLFDGRVAVNLSSYQFALPDLQQRIESILRLTQLPAANLELEITEGTVIKQPEKAIKVMQQLSKMGVSLALDDFGTGYSSLSYLKRFPIHTLKIDKAFVDDIDKSDRDLKMVDSIITIAHNMGLSVVGEGVEDASQLSILKALKCEEIQGFLFSKAVTETQFSELLEKNFIEPDIVQKNTKAI, encoded by the coding sequence ATGAAAATAATTACAACATTACTGTTGGCCCTCTGTATTTTCGGCCAATCGGTTGCTGTAGAGTCTAACTCTATAACTAAAGAGAAAGTTATAAAGCCTATTCACACCCCAAAACTTCTAAAAATAAAAAGCTACGGTGTATCGGAAGGATTGTCTCAAAGTGCAGTCACTTCACTCGTTGAAGATGCTGATGGTTTTGCTTGGATTGGCACTTTGAATGGACTCAATAGATTCGATGGTGATGAATTCAAACAATATTTTTCTTTCAAAGAAAAGAACTCTCTACCAAGTTCCTTTATTAGAAGCCTATACTTCTCGGAAAAATATGGTCTATTCATTGGGACTGATAAAGGATTAACTGTTTATAACAAAACTGATGATGATTTTACTCTAATTAACAACCTACTTTCTCAACAAATATGGAATATAACTGAACACAATGACCAAATTATAGTTGGAACAGAGAACGAAATAATTTATTTAAACAATAAACTAGAATATGTAAAATCTATAGATGGTGATTTCGGAGGTATTAAAAAAATTATTTTCTCCAACAACTTAATATATGTAAGGAATTACATGGGGGATATAATAGCAATTGACAACATTGAAAAAAAAGTAATATCCGACAATACTAACGACATTGTAGATGCGCACGGAAAAGTAATAATAATAAAGCCAGATGGTGTTTTTGAAGTATTAGGTAAAAAAGTAAGAAAAATAAATAGCAATCACTACTCCAACCTTACAGCACTACCCAATAAATATATATCAATAAAAGAACAAAACATCTATTCCATTAGTACAGACTTCTCTCAAACTAGTATTGACAGATTGGATATAAAGAACATAGAAGTTACTAACCCTCACGTAATAAGAGGAAAAAAAACAAACTATATTACAACTCATAACATAGGATTATTAGTTAATTACGATTATAACAATACAATATCAACAATAGATATAGAAGACAAAAACATTTGGTCTATAGCTAAAGATCTAAAATCAAATTTATTTATTGCTACTGGTTCAAAATATATAAACTTATATAGTAAATCTAATAAGATAGTTGCTAAGTACAACACTGAGGCAGAGGGACCAAAACAAGTTACAACACTAAAAGATAGTTTATTCATAACGACAACGGAAGGGTTACTGTCAATTGACAAATATAGTAAAAATAGAGAAGTGCTAAGTCCCGGCCCATTCTTTGCCATTCATAAATCACAATTTGATGAAGCAGTTTATGCTGGTACAACTGACGGAAAAGTTATTGAGGTTTCTGAAAATAAACAAATTATTATGGAACACAGTGTAGATATTGGAAACCCAGTTTTCGATATTAAAAAATCTAGCACATCTCTTTGGGTTGCGACGCAAGGTGGACTTTTTAAAATTCAAGATGGAAAAATTGAAAATATTTTTAACAAAGGTATCGTCATTAGTATTTCTCTATCGACAAACAATGAAGATATTTATTTTGGAACTGAGACGTCACTATTAAAATTCACAAGCAAAAACAAAAAAATAGAAACTATCTACTCAAACAATAGGCCAATATACTCTATTGTCACTGACACCGATTACATATACTCCACTTCGATAAAAGAGCTAGTAGTCACACAAATAGTTGATAATAAAACGATTTCCCTTTCAGATACTTATGGAAGTCAAGATGAGTATAATGCACAATCAATTTTAGACTTTAACAACACAATATACATCGGAGGTATTTCAGGTATTAGTGCGATGTCAAAAGTAGTTATTGATAAGATATTCTCATCATCAAAAGCACCTAAAGCCAATATCAATGAGCTATTAGTTTTTAATATCCCCGTTAACATAGGAAGCTCGATTTTAAAAGAAAATATTTCCTCGACAAAAAAAATAATATTAAAATATTCTGACTACCCTTTTACATTAAAATTTAACAGCCCTGGCAATGGTAGTGAAAAAATTGATTATATATATCAAATGCAGGGACTATCTGAATCTTGGATCCACTCTGAGGGTATAAACTCAGCGACTTATACAAACCTCTCTTCTGGTGAGTACACCTTTAATATTTATGCTTTTGATCCCTTGACTCATAACCAAGGAGAAATAAAGAGCCTAAATATATTAATAACCCCTCCATGGTGGTTATCTAAGCAAGCAAAATTGGTTTACTTCATTATCACTCTCATTATTTCAGCTGTGATAGTTCAAGGTATACTTCGCCGCCGTGAAGTTCAGAAAAAGATAGCTAAATCAGAGGAGAGGCTAAAGCTTTCTCTCTGGGGAAGTGGCGATGAGATGTGGGATTGGGATATCGAAACAGGACAGATATACCGCTCTAATATCTGGGGCTCTCTCGAATTCCCAAAAGATGGACAAAGGTCTGGCGATGCCGATGAGGAGAGTAATATTCACCCCATGGATCAAGACCGTGTCACTAAGGCGCTGAACAGCCATTTCGATGGTAACAGTGATCATTTTGAAGCAGCATACCGAGTAAAGGGGAAGTCTGATGAATGGGTGTGGATCTTAGACAGAGCAAAAATAGTGGAACGAGATGAGAAAGACAACCCTCTGCGTATGACAGGCACTATCAAAAATATTAATAACTTTAAAAATGCTGAGGAGCAACTTCGTCTGTTTGAACGTGCGATTGCCAATATCTCCGAAGGTATGTTTATTTTAGACAATAACTTTATCTTTGTAGAGGTCAACGAAGCCTGTTGTGAACTAAGCCTTATCCCTAAAGAGCAGTTTATTGGCTCACTTTTTAAGTTTAACCTCTACCCTGACAGCTATTCAGAGCAGATACGTTCAATTCTTCATCAGCAAGGTAGCTGGAGCAATGATGTTGAATCAGCAAAAGGAGACGGCACTAGTTTCCTCATGGAGCTAACGGTTGATGCCATCTATGACGAATTAGGACAACTATCTCATTATGTCGGTGTATTTTCCGATATATCTCGCCGTAAACTGCAAGAGGAGGAGCTAAGGAAGCTTACCAATAATGATCTTTTGACTAACCTGCCAAACCGCTCAAGTTTAATGGTGACCTTAGGCAACTTGGTAAAGAGAGATACTCATCACACCCTTATGGTTCTAGATCTTGATAACTTCAAAAAGATCAATGACTCCATGGGACATCAGATCGGTGATGAACTACTTATAAAAGTAGCTAAACGTATCGAAGCCGCTGTCCCCTACCACACAAGTATCTATCGCTTGGGTGGCGATGAATTTGCGATATTAGTTGATAATAATCCTGACATTGGCTCCAGTGCAGTGATCGCAAATAATGTTATAGATGCTTTCGCCAGCCCGTTTGAGCTCACCTCAGAAAAAGTCGTAGTGGGCCTTAGTATCGGTATTGTGCTCTATCCTGAGGATGATCAAAACGAACAAGCATTGCTACGCAAAGCAGATATTGCGATGTATCACGCTAAATCAGGTGGAGGCAACCGCTACCAATTCTACTCAGAATCGATTAACCGAAATGCAATAAGGCAACTGGAAGTTGAGAACCTTATTCGTGAAGGTTTACGTGATGATCTGTTTGAAGTCTATTACCAGCCTAAAATAGCACTAAAAACAGGAAGAATGGCGGGAATGGAAGCCTTAGTCAGGCTAAATCATCCTGAACACGGATTAATTCCACCCAGCGAGTTTATTCCTTTAGCTGAAGAAAACGGCTTAATTGTCGATATCGGTGATTTAGTGATGAGAAAGGCATGCTTTGCTACTCAAAAATGGCGAAGTTTAGGCTTGTTTGATGGTCGAGTCGCTGTCAATTTATCATCATACCAATTTGCCCTCCCCGATCTTCAGCAGCGTATTGAGTCAATATTACGACTCACTCAGCTACCAGCAGCGAATTTAGAGTTAGAGATCACTGAAGGAACTGTAATTAAGCAACCCGAGAAAGCCATTAAGGTGATGCAACAGCTATCAAAAATGGGAGTCAGTTTAGCTTTAGATGATTTTGGTACAGGCTACTCTTCACTCTCATACCTAAAACGTTTTCCAATTCATACGCTGAAAATTGACAAAGCATTTGTCGATGATATCGATAAATCTGACAGAGATCTGAAGATGGTCGACTCAATTATTACTATCGCTCACAACATGGGACTATCGGTTGTCGGTGAAGGGGTTGAAGATGCCTCTCAATTGAGCATACTAAAAGCACTAAAATGTGAAGAGATACAAGGATTTCTCTTTAGTAAAGCGGTCACAGAAACTCAGTTCAGTGAGCTACTAGAGAAGAATTTTATTGAACCTGACATAGTACAAAAAAACACAAAAGCAATCTAG
- the fadI gene encoding acetyl-CoA C-acyltransferase FadI codes for MSDRQQVTNAKGDRIAIVTGLRTPFAKQATAFHGVSALDMGKMVVNELLSRSELDPKEIQQLVYGQVVQMPAAPNIAREIVLGTGMDIATDAYSVTRACATSFQSTVNVAESIMTGNIDIGIAGGSDSSSVLPIGVSKKLAHGLVDLNKARSFGQKLAIFRRLGLKDLLPVPPAVAEYSTGLSMGQTAEQMAKTYNISRADQDALAHRSHSLATETWNSGNLAQEVMTAHVPPYKAFIDRDNNIRENSSIESYAKLRPAFDRKHGTVTAATSTPLTDGASAILLMSESRAKALGYNPIGYIKSYAFSAIDVWEDMLMGPSYATPIALKRAGMELEDLTLIEMHEAFAAQALANMKMFASKKFAQEKLGRNRAIGEIDMNKFNVLGGSLAYGHPFAATGARLITQVCNELKRRGGGTGLTTACAAGGLGAAMIVEVE; via the coding sequence ATGAGTGACAGACAACAGGTAACGAACGCAAAGGGCGATCGTATTGCAATAGTAACTGGGTTGAGAACCCCTTTTGCTAAGCAAGCCACCGCATTCCACGGTGTATCAGCATTAGATATGGGCAAGATGGTTGTCAATGAGCTGCTTTCACGTTCAGAGCTTGACCCGAAAGAGATACAGCAACTGGTTTATGGCCAGGTGGTTCAGATGCCGGCTGCGCCAAATATTGCCCGTGAGATTGTGTTAGGCACTGGCATGGATATCGCCACTGACGCATACAGTGTGACACGAGCTTGTGCGACCAGTTTTCAATCTACTGTCAATGTGGCTGAATCTATCATGACTGGTAATATTGATATCGGTATTGCTGGTGGTTCTGATTCATCATCTGTTTTGCCAATTGGCGTGTCAAAGAAGCTAGCTCATGGGTTGGTAGATCTTAATAAAGCGCGCTCATTTGGTCAAAAACTGGCCATCTTCCGCCGTCTTGGATTGAAAGACCTGCTACCTGTGCCCCCTGCTGTTGCTGAATATTCAACAGGATTGTCGATGGGACAAACTGCAGAGCAGATGGCAAAAACTTATAATATTAGTCGCGCCGACCAAGATGCACTTGCCCACCGTTCTCACTCTCTTGCGACTGAAACTTGGAACAGTGGGAATTTGGCTCAAGAGGTGATGACAGCCCATGTGCCACCTTATAAAGCTTTTATTGATCGTGATAATAATATTCGCGAAAACTCCTCTATCGAATCTTATGCCAAGTTAAGACCTGCCTTTGACCGCAAACACGGCACAGTTACAGCTGCGACAAGTACACCTTTGACAGATGGCGCATCTGCCATTCTATTGATGAGTGAAAGCCGCGCTAAGGCGCTAGGTTATAACCCGATTGGTTACATCAAAAGCTACGCGTTTAGTGCCATAGATGTATGGGAAGATATGTTGATGGGGCCATCTTATGCGACACCGATAGCACTTAAACGTGCAGGGATGGAACTTGAAGATCTGACATTGATTGAGATGCATGAAGCATTTGCCGCTCAAGCTCTTGCCAATATGAAGATGTTTGCTTCAAAGAAGTTCGCACAGGAGAAGTTAGGTCGTAACCGTGCTATTGGCGAGATAGATATGAACAAATTTAATGTGTTGGGTGGCTCCCTTGCTTATGGTCATCCGTTTGCTGCGACAGGAGCGAGATTGATAACCCAGGTGTGTAACGAGCTTAAACGTCGCGGCGGTGGTACAGGACTGACGACCGCATGTGCAGCGGGTGGTTTAGGTGCGGCAATGATAGTTGAAGTGGAGTAA
- the fadJ gene encoding fatty acid oxidation complex subunit alpha FadJ, with protein sequence MDKTFNLAKREDGIAVLTMDVPGESMNTLRAEFGPEISQVLADIKGDSSIKGLVLISGKKDSFVAGADISMLDACETAADAKQLSQQGHIVFNELESLSIPVIAAINGACLGGGLELALACHQRICSLNSKTMMGVPEVQLGLLPGGGGTQRLPRLVGITSALDMMLTGKQLRPKQALKLGLIDDMVPESILLQTAVEMALKGKRVSSKPKQSMINRVLEGTNAGRSIIFDQAGKQVQKKTQGNYPAPAKIIDCVRQGMAKGIVKGLEVEANHFADLVVSKESEALRSIFFATTEMKKESGAGDAKPRSVKKVMVLGGGLMGGGIASVTTTKAKIPARVKDISEQGLSNALSYAYKLLDKGVKRRHMTPAVRDNLMSLMTTTTEYKGIKDADIVVEAVFEDLNLKHQMVKDVERECGENTIFASNTSSLPIAQIAQAATRPENVIGLHYFSPVEKMPLVEVIAHKKTSAETIATTVAFARKQGKTPIVVQDGAGFYVNRILALYMNEAAQLLLEGRAVEALDKALVKFGFPVGPMTLLDEVGIDVGAKISPILEGELGARFLAPAAFDKLLADERKGRKNNKGFYLYGSKSKKKTKQVDSSVYGVLGLRTPENSNEHSSELAEMSQRCVVQMLNEAVRCLEEGIIASPRDGDIGAIFGIGFPPFLGGPFHYIDTLGADALVSKLEAYQAEFGDRFTPCDQLRKMAKDGVKFFG encoded by the coding sequence ATGGATAAGACATTTAATTTAGCTAAACGTGAAGATGGCATTGCCGTACTGACCATGGATGTTCCTGGCGAGAGTATGAATACACTGCGGGCCGAATTTGGACCTGAGATTAGCCAAGTGTTAGCTGATATCAAGGGTGATAGCAGCATTAAAGGTTTAGTGCTTATCTCTGGTAAAAAAGACTCTTTTGTTGCTGGCGCCGATATCTCTATGTTGGATGCTTGTGAAACGGCTGCAGATGCAAAGCAACTCTCTCAGCAGGGACATATTGTTTTTAATGAACTTGAGTCACTCTCTATTCCTGTTATTGCTGCCATTAACGGTGCTTGTTTGGGGGGCGGTTTAGAGCTGGCTCTTGCTTGTCATCAGCGTATATGTAGTTTAAACAGTAAAACCATGATGGGGGTGCCTGAAGTTCAGCTAGGACTCCTTCCTGGTGGTGGCGGTACACAAAGGTTGCCTAGGTTAGTTGGGATCACATCTGCATTGGATATGATGCTAACGGGCAAACAGTTGCGTCCAAAGCAGGCGCTTAAACTGGGTTTGATTGATGACATGGTGCCAGAATCGATACTGCTGCAAACTGCGGTAGAGATGGCATTGAAAGGTAAGCGTGTCTCGTCAAAACCAAAACAGTCAATGATCAATCGTGTGCTTGAGGGCACAAATGCTGGCCGCAGTATTATTTTTGATCAAGCGGGCAAGCAGGTACAGAAGAAGACACAGGGTAATTATCCTGCACCCGCTAAAATTATCGATTGTGTACGACAAGGGATGGCTAAAGGCATAGTTAAAGGGCTTGAAGTTGAGGCAAACCATTTTGCGGATCTTGTGGTCTCGAAAGAGTCTGAAGCATTAAGAAGTATCTTTTTTGCCACCACTGAGATGAAAAAAGAGAGTGGGGCAGGTGATGCTAAGCCACGAAGTGTCAAGAAGGTGATGGTACTTGGTGGTGGTTTGATGGGGGGCGGTATCGCCTCTGTGACGACGACTAAGGCTAAGATCCCAGCTCGAGTCAAAGATATCAGCGAGCAGGGACTAAGCAACGCACTGTCCTATGCTTACAAGTTATTGGATAAAGGAGTTAAGCGTCGTCACATGACGCCAGCAGTGAGAGATAATCTCATGTCCTTGATGACAACAACAACTGAGTATAAAGGCATAAAAGACGCTGATATTGTAGTTGAAGCTGTATTTGAAGATCTAAATCTTAAACACCAGATGGTTAAAGATGTTGAGCGTGAATGTGGCGAAAATACTATCTTTGCATCGAACACCTCCTCTTTGCCAATTGCCCAAATAGCGCAAGCTGCGACTCGACCTGAAAATGTTATCGGTTTGCACTATTTTTCGCCAGTAGAGAAGATGCCATTGGTTGAGGTTATTGCTCATAAGAAAACCTCTGCCGAAACGATTGCAACGACAGTTGCTTTTGCACGTAAACAAGGTAAGACACCAATTGTTGTACAAGATGGTGCTGGTTTTTACGTGAATCGAATTTTAGCTCTGTATATGAACGAAGCTGCGCAACTACTTCTTGAAGGCAGAGCTGTTGAAGCCTTAGATAAGGCGTTAGTTAAGTTTGGCTTCCCCGTTGGACCTATGACGCTATTGGATGAAGTTGGCATTGATGTCGGTGCTAAGATATCGCCTATTCTAGAGGGAGAACTTGGAGCACGCTTTTTAGCGCCAGCTGCATTTGATAAGTTATTGGCAGATGAGCGTAAAGGTCGTAAGAATAACAAAGGCTTCTACCTTTATGGCAGTAAAAGTAAGAAGAAAACTAAGCAAGTAGATAGTTCAGTTTATGGCGTGTTGGGGTTAAGAACACCAGAAAATAGCAATGAGCATTCTAGCGAGCTTGCTGAAATGTCACAGCGCTGTGTTGTGCAGATGCTTAATGAAGCAGTTCGTTGTTTAGAGGAGGGGATTATTGCCTCACCAAGAGATGGTGACATCGGCGCTATTTTTGGGATAGGTTTCCCTCCTTTCTTAGGGGGGCCATTCCACTACATAGATACACTAGGTGCTGATGCTTTAGTGTCTAAACTCGAAGCTTATCAGGCTGAGTTTGGTGATAGATTTACACCTTGTGATCAGCTAAGAAAGATGGCTAAAGATGGTGTTAAGTTCTTTGGTTAG
- a CDS encoding insulinase family protein translates to MSESLQIIKSPNDHRHYQYLALDNNLSVLLVEDKLANQAAASMAVNVGHFDDPVSRPGMAHFLEHMLFLGTEKFPDSGEYHAFINQHGGSNNAWTGTEQTNFFFSIDADVFEESLDRFSQFFIAPLFNQDLVDRERHAIESEFSLKLKDDIRRTYQVQKETVNPSHPFSKFSVGNLETLSGEQSILREELLEFYHNHYSANLMTLCLVAPLPLQELEVLAKHYFSEINDHQLTKQYPNVPIYQAEQLQTRINIIPVKDQKRVAITFSLPEIDPYYKHKPLTFISHLLGYEGRGSLLSYLKDHGYAVNLSAGGGVNGYNFKDYNISIQLTEKGVIELDTVVECAFEYIELIKTQGIQDWRYQERANLLKLAFKYQEQIKPLDLASHLSINMHHYDVEDLVFGDYKMEGLNVTETLILLNMMTPSNMRIQIISSEMESNKQAAWYHTPYQIQPLEKEQLERWSQVNIRPEFVLPKQNPFIISDSVAREEKSQNKVPVIVSQENGYRIWHRKDDEFNVPKGHMYLSMDSIKAASSPRNAALTRLYVEMLLDYLTEYTYQAEVAGLSYNIYPHQGGITLHLTGFTGKQEELLALLIEKARERNFTQDRFKLIKRQILRTWYNQTRAKPISQIFTSLTVSLQKRSYEPSRMAEELENISLDDLHNHVRSFYEKIHLEGLVYGDWLVSEVQTLGKRLEHILSLVSSPSRESERELVNLSGYGTLMRELMVTHQDSSIIVYYQADESTPEMMALFSLLNHTMSSTFFHELRTKKQLGYMVGTGYLPLNRYPGMIFYIQSPTSGPLQLLEAIDEFIADFNYAILQITNEQWELTKQGLINQVMEHDPNLKTRGQRYWSSIGNKDYDFNQRELVVAEIEKLTRSDLIKFMMKKMRSKHSDRLVLFTTGENHHQLERLTSDNMITDLRSFKEKAAKFNY, encoded by the coding sequence TTGAGTGAATCTTTACAAATAATCAAAAGCCCCAATGATCATCGTCACTATCAATACCTTGCATTAGACAATAACTTGTCGGTATTACTGGTCGAAGATAAATTGGCTAACCAAGCTGCCGCCTCTATGGCTGTCAATGTCGGCCATTTTGACGATCCTGTTTCGCGTCCAGGTATGGCGCACTTTTTAGAGCATATGCTTTTTTTAGGTACAGAAAAGTTTCCAGACTCAGGCGAGTACCACGCCTTTATTAATCAGCACGGTGGCAGTAATAACGCGTGGACAGGAACAGAGCAAACTAATTTTTTCTTCAGTATCGATGCCGATGTATTCGAAGAATCATTGGATAGATTCAGCCAATTTTTTATTGCGCCGCTCTTCAACCAAGATCTGGTCGACAGGGAGCGACATGCCATCGAGTCTGAATTTAGTCTTAAGCTAAAAGATGATATTCGCAGAACATACCAAGTCCAGAAGGAAACAGTCAATCCGAGTCACCCTTTCTCAAAGTTTTCAGTTGGAAATCTAGAAACTTTAAGCGGTGAGCAGTCTATATTAAGAGAGGAGTTGCTCGAGTTTTACCACAATCACTATAGCGCTAACTTGATGACCCTCTGTTTAGTCGCGCCTCTTCCTCTTCAAGAACTTGAAGTGCTGGCCAAACATTATTTTAGCGAGATTAACGATCATCAATTAACCAAGCAATACCCAAATGTACCTATTTACCAAGCAGAGCAGCTGCAAACGCGCATTAATATTATCCCAGTAAAAGATCAAAAAAGGGTTGCTATCACCTTCTCTCTTCCTGAGATAGATCCTTACTATAAACATAAGCCTCTCACCTTTATCAGCCACCTTTTAGGTTATGAAGGCCGCGGGAGCCTGCTCTCCTACCTTAAAGATCATGGCTATGCGGTAAACTTGTCCGCTGGCGGTGGCGTCAATGGATATAACTTCAAAGATTACAACATCAGTATTCAATTAACAGAGAAAGGCGTTATCGAACTCGACACCGTTGTTGAGTGTGCCTTTGAATATATTGAACTGATAAAAACTCAAGGGATACAAGACTGGCGATACCAAGAGAGAGCTAACCTTCTCAAATTGGCATTTAAATATCAGGAGCAGATTAAGCCACTGGATTTGGCCAGCCACCTTAGTATAAATATGCACCATTATGATGTTGAAGATCTGGTATTTGGTGACTATAAGATGGAGGGCCTCAATGTCACTGAAACCCTGATTTTGCTTAACATGATGACACCATCCAATATGCGAATTCAGATAATATCGTCTGAAATGGAGAGCAACAAACAAGCAGCTTGGTACCATACACCCTATCAGATACAGCCCTTAGAAAAAGAGCAGCTCGAACGTTGGAGTCAGGTAAACATTCGCCCAGAGTTTGTTCTTCCTAAGCAAAACCCCTTTATCATCTCAGACTCAGTCGCAAGGGAAGAGAAAAGTCAAAACAAGGTGCCAGTCATTGTTTCTCAAGAAAATGGTTACCGAATTTGGCATAGAAAGGATGATGAGTTTAACGTGCCAAAAGGCCATATGTACCTCTCTATGGACTCGATTAAGGCCGCTTCATCCCCGAGAAACGCTGCGCTCACTCGGTTATACGTTGAGATGCTACTCGATTACCTGACTGAATATACTTATCAAGCTGAGGTGGCTGGCCTTAGTTATAATATTTACCCTCATCAAGGTGGTATCACACTGCACCTCACCGGCTTTACCGGTAAACAAGAGGAGTTATTGGCTCTGCTTATTGAAAAAGCCAGAGAACGTAATTTTACTCAAGATAGGTTTAAGCTAATTAAACGCCAAATTTTAAGGACTTGGTACAATCAAACCCGCGCTAAACCTATCTCGCAAATATTTACCAGTTTGACAGTATCATTACAAAAACGAAGCTATGAGCCCTCTCGAATGGCAGAGGAGCTTGAAAACATCAGCTTAGATGATCTCCATAACCATGTTAGAAGTTTTTATGAAAAAATTCATCTTGAAGGTTTAGTTTATGGCGACTGGCTAGTCAGTGAAGTACAGACCTTAGGGAAACGACTGGAGCATATCTTATCTCTCGTTTCCTCTCCAAGCAGAGAGTCAGAGAGAGAGTTAGTAAACTTATCAGGTTACGGCACCTTAATGCGTGAGTTAATGGTCACACATCAGGACAGCAGTATCATAGTCTACTACCAAGCTGATGAATCTACTCCTGAAATGATGGCCTTGTTCAGTTTATTAAACCACACTATGTCATCGACATTTTTTCATGAGCTAAGAACCAAAAAACAGCTTGGCTATATGGTAGGAACTGGTTACCTACCTTTAAACCGATATCCTGGCATGATCTTCTATATTCAATCCCCCACATCTGGTCCACTTCAGCTACTAGAAGCCATTGACGAATTTATTGCTGATTTTAACTACGCAATCTTGCAGATAACAAATGAGCAGTGGGAGTTAACAAAACAGGGACTAATTAATCAAGTCATGGAGCATGATCCTAACTTGAAAACACGAGGACAGAGGTATTGGTCCAGTATTGGAAATAAAGATTATGACTTTAATCAAAGAGAACTGGTTGTTGCTGAAATAGAGAAGCTGACTCGTTCAGATCTGATTAAGTTTATGATGAAAAAGATGCGTAGTAAGCATAGCGATAGATTAGTTCTATTTACAACGGGGGAAAATCATCATCAACTTGAACGTCTAACATCTGACAATATGATAACTGACCTTCGCAGTTTTAAAGAAAAAGCAGCAAAGTTTAACTACTAA